In Gopherus flavomarginatus isolate rGopFla2 chromosome 5, rGopFla2.mat.asm, whole genome shotgun sequence, one DNA window encodes the following:
- the LOC127052844 gene encoding olfactory receptor-like protein COR4 isoform X1: MAYMEKGNHSEATEFILSGLTDHPELQVPLFVVFLLIYGITLVGNGGIILLIMSDPQLQTPMYFFLSILSFCDLCLSSIISPKLLLNILAERKSISYTACTVQMYLSIVFGDVESLLLAVMAYDRYVAICNPLLYTVTMSRQLCKQLVAGVFAVGTVDSVIYMSFIFRLSFCSSNIINHFFCDIPPLLALSCSDTRINEILMLVFTYLFTVGSFVTVLLSYVYIISTILRILSTEGQRKAFSTCSFHLMVAVLFYCTQFFIYLRPTSSYSMDTDKVASVFYMLVIPMLNPLIYSLRNREVKDALRRSMNKLLTNS, from the coding sequence ATGGAAAAGGGAAATCACTCGGAGGCGACTGAGTTCATTCTCTCAGGACTGACAGATCATCCGGAGCTGCAGGTTCCCCTCTTTGTGGTGTTCCTACTGATTTATGGTATCACCctggtggggaatggggggattATCTTGTTAATCATGAGTGATCCACAGCTTCAGAcccccatgtactttttcctcaGTATTTTGTCTTTCTGTGACCTCTGCTTATCCTCGATAATTTCCCCTAAGTTGCTGCTGAATATCTTAGCCGAGAGGAAAAGCATTTCTTACACTGCCTGCACTGTGCAAATGTATCTCTCAATTGTTTTTGGAGATGTAGAGAGCCTCTTGCTGGCTGTGATGGCGTATGACCGTTATGTGGCCATCTGTAACCCTCTGCTCTATACGGTCACCATGTCCAGGCAGCTTTGTAAACAGCTGGTGGCTGGGGTGTTTGCTGTGGGGACGGTGGATTCAGTGATATACATGAGTTTTATATTTCGTCTGTCATTCTGCAGCTCCAACATCATCAATCATTTCTTCTGTGATATCCCCCCACTGTTGGCGCTCTCCTGTTCTGACACCCGCATCAATGAGATTCTGATGCTTGTTTTCACCTACCTTTTTACAGTGGGCAGTTTTGTGACTGTCCTCCTCTCCTATGTCtatatcatctccaccatcctacGGATCCTCTCCACGGAGGGCCAGcgcaaagccttctccacctgctcttTCCACTTGATGGTGGCGGTCCTGTTTTACTGCACCCAATTCTTCATCTATTTACGTCCCACCTCCAGCTATTCCATGGACACAGACAAAGTAGCCTCAGTGTTTTATATGTTAGTGATCCCCATGTTGAACCcactcatctacagcctgaggaacagggAGGTTAAGGACGCCCTGAGGAGATCAATGAATAAACTCTTAACCAATTCCTGA
- the LOC127052844 gene encoding olfactory receptor-like protein OLF1 isoform X2 produces MEKGNHSEATEFILSGLTDHPELQVPLFVVFLLIYGITLVGNGGIILLIMSDPQLQTPMYFFLSILSFCDLCLSSIISPKLLLNILAERKSISYTACTVQMYLSIVFGDVESLLLAVMAYDRYVAICNPLLYTVTMSRQLCKQLVAGVFAVGTVDSVIYMSFIFRLSFCSSNIINHFFCDIPPLLALSCSDTRINEILMLVFTYLFTVGSFVTVLLSYVYIISTILRILSTEGQRKAFSTCSFHLMVAVLFYCTQFFIYLRPTSSYSMDTDKVASVFYMLVIPMLNPLIYSLRNREVKDALRRSMNKLLTNS; encoded by the coding sequence ATGGAAAAGGGAAATCACTCGGAGGCGACTGAGTTCATTCTCTCAGGACTGACAGATCATCCGGAGCTGCAGGTTCCCCTCTTTGTGGTGTTCCTACTGATTTATGGTATCACCctggtggggaatggggggattATCTTGTTAATCATGAGTGATCCACAGCTTCAGAcccccatgtactttttcctcaGTATTTTGTCTTTCTGTGACCTCTGCTTATCCTCGATAATTTCCCCTAAGTTGCTGCTGAATATCTTAGCCGAGAGGAAAAGCATTTCTTACACTGCCTGCACTGTGCAAATGTATCTCTCAATTGTTTTTGGAGATGTAGAGAGCCTCTTGCTGGCTGTGATGGCGTATGACCGTTATGTGGCCATCTGTAACCCTCTGCTCTATACGGTCACCATGTCCAGGCAGCTTTGTAAACAGCTGGTGGCTGGGGTGTTTGCTGTGGGGACGGTGGATTCAGTGATATACATGAGTTTTATATTTCGTCTGTCATTCTGCAGCTCCAACATCATCAATCATTTCTTCTGTGATATCCCCCCACTGTTGGCGCTCTCCTGTTCTGACACCCGCATCAATGAGATTCTGATGCTTGTTTTCACCTACCTTTTTACAGTGGGCAGTTTTGTGACTGTCCTCCTCTCCTATGTCtatatcatctccaccatcctacGGATCCTCTCCACGGAGGGCCAGcgcaaagccttctccacctgctcttTCCACTTGATGGTGGCGGTCCTGTTTTACTGCACCCAATTCTTCATCTATTTACGTCCCACCTCCAGCTATTCCATGGACACAGACAAAGTAGCCTCAGTGTTTTATATGTTAGTGATCCCCATGTTGAACCcactcatctacagcctgaggaacagggAGGTTAAGGACGCCCTGAGGAGATCAATGAATAAACTCTTAACCAATTCCTGA